In a genomic window of candidate division WOR-3 bacterium:
- the mnmG gene encoding tRNA uridine-5-carboxymethylaminomethyl(34) synthesis enzyme MnmG encodes MPAEKFDVIVVGAGHAGCEAALVSARLGIRTLLLTQNLDTIALMSCNPAVGGIGKGQLVRELDALGGQMAQVTDLAGIHFRQLNTSSGRAVRSSRVQVDRQLYRQLMRSVLEKTANLFLRQGTCARVLTRGKTAIGIETETGEKFYGRTIILAPGTFLSGLVHIGLVSFPAGRLGEAPSNLLSRNLQELGFRIGRFKTGTPPRLDIRTVRLDVLQKQEGDEPPRPFSFWTGQPLRNRAVCYLTYTTPKTHEIVRKGLKYSPLYTGVIKGRGVRYCPSIEDKVVKFAERERHHIFIEPEGTDTIECYPNGISTSLPVEIQERMLHSIPGLEECRMLRPGYAIEHDYSDPTQLNPTLETRLIRNLFFAGQINGTTGYEEAAVQGLVAGINAVLKVRGKPPFVLSRTDGYIGVLIDDLVTKGTDEPYRMFTARVEFRLLLREDNADLRLGPKGYELGLVSPERFRKIEEKNQQFQKGMQWLRTCRIRPSDRVNRILKEIKTAPLQEPASALELLRRPEITWQSLCRLTESAPQLPLPVQELIEVEVKYEGYIERTKRQVARFQELEEIRIPPGIDYYQIPGLSTEVREKLSRIRPASVGQAQRIPGITPAAIFALTVYLDKKPATNIIVKEPE; translated from the coding sequence ATGCCGGCGGAAAAATTTGATGTCATCGTGGTCGGTGCCGGCCATGCGGGATGTGAAGCGGCACTGGTTAGTGCCCGGCTGGGCATAAGAACACTGCTTTTAACTCAGAACCTGGACACTATTGCTCTGATGTCCTGCAATCCCGCGGTTGGCGGCATCGGCAAGGGACAGCTCGTCCGGGAGCTGGATGCGCTCGGTGGGCAGATGGCACAGGTGACCGACCTTGCGGGCATTCACTTCCGCCAGCTGAACACCAGTTCGGGCAGAGCGGTCCGTTCCTCCCGGGTTCAGGTTGACCGTCAGCTCTACCGCCAGCTCATGCGCTCAGTTCTGGAAAAAACCGCAAACCTCTTTCTCCGGCAGGGAACCTGCGCCCGGGTTCTCACCCGGGGAAAAACCGCCATCGGCATTGAAACCGAAACCGGCGAGAAGTTCTACGGCAGAACGATAATCCTTGCGCCCGGGACCTTCCTTTCCGGGCTGGTCCACATCGGACTGGTCAGCTTTCCCGCCGGCAGACTGGGCGAGGCACCATCAAACCTTCTGAGCCGGAACCTGCAGGAACTGGGCTTCCGGATCGGCAGATTCAAAACCGGCACCCCGCCCCGGCTTGACATCCGCACCGTCAGGCTTGATGTCCTGCAGAAACAGGAGGGTGACGAGCCACCCCGGCCGTTTTCCTTCTGGACCGGACAGCCGCTCCGGAACCGGGCGGTCTGCTATCTCACTTATACTACCCCCAAAACCCACGAAATTGTCCGGAAGGGTCTGAAATACTCCCCGCTCTACACCGGCGTGATCAAGGGCCGCGGCGTCCGTTACTGCCCCTCAATTGAGGACAAGGTGGTCAAGTTCGCTGAACGGGAACGCCACCACATCTTCATTGAACCCGAAGGCACCGACACGATCGAATGCTACCCCAATGGCATCTCCACCTCACTGCCGGTGGAAATTCAGGAAAGGATGCTCCACTCCATCCCGGGTCTGGAGGAATGCCGGATGCTCCGGCCCGGATATGCGATTGAACACGACTATTCTGACCCGACCCAACTCAACCCGACCCTGGAGACCCGGCTGATCCGGAACCTCTTCTTTGCCGGTCAGATTAACGGCACGACCGGTTACGAGGAGGCGGCGGTTCAGGGACTGGTTGCCGGCATCAATGCGGTGTTGAAGGTCAGAGGCAAACCGCCTTTTGTTCTCTCCCGGACTGATGGCTATATCGGGGTCCTGATTGACGACCTGGTTACAAAGGGCACCGATGAACCCTACCGGATGTTTACCGCCCGGGTTGAGTTCCGGCTGCTGTTGCGCGAGGACAACGCCGACCTCCGGCTCGGACCGAAGGGTTATGAGCTGGGACTAGTCAGCCCGGAGCGCTTCCGCAAGATCGAGGAAAAAAATCAGCAGTTCCAGAAGGGTATGCAATGGCTGCGCACCTGCCGGATCAGACCTTCAGACCGGGTCAACCGGATCCTTAAGGAGATCAAAACCGCTCCGCTTCAGGAACCGGCTTCAGCCCTAGAACTGCTGCGCCGGCCCGAAATTACCTGGCAGAGTTTGTGCCGGCTGACCGAATCCGCACCCCAGCTGCCCCTGCCGGTTCAGGAGCTGATTGAGGTTGAGGTCAAATATGAAGGCTATATTGAAAGGACAAAACGGCAGGTCGCCCGTTTCCAGGAGCTGGAGGAAATCCGAATTCCTCCCGGCATCGATTACTATCAGATTCCAGGGCTGTCCACTGAAGTCCGCGAGAAACTGAGCCGCATCCGACCCGCATCGGTCGGTCAGGCACAGCGGATTCCGGGAATAACGCCGGCAGCCATCTTTGCCCTTACGGTATATCTTGATAAAAAACCGGCAACGAATATAATCGTTAAGGAGCCCGAATGA
- a CDS encoding 4Fe-4S double cluster binding domain-containing protein, translating to MSLIRLRTELESLARARGAALIGVADLRKIRTDDFLLPRTTLDRLPYAIVLGVRLAREILEALPDHPDLLYEHHYRQVNFTLDRIALDITIWLQHNDYRALPIPASQFVDWQNQRAHLSHKRIAIEAGLGWLGRNNLLVTPEYGAQVRLVTILTDLELEPGTPLNRDCGECRNCISICPAGAIREKPEEFDHQACFEKLREFQRQHFVHQFICGLCVRACPGSRD from the coding sequence ATGAGCCTGATTCGCCTGCGTACCGAACTGGAATCACTTGCCCGCGCCCGGGGTGCGGCGCTCATCGGCGTTGCCGACCTGCGCAAAATCCGGACCGACGACTTCCTTCTTCCCCGCACTACGCTTGACCGGCTGCCCTATGCGATTGTCCTCGGGGTCCGGCTCGCCCGCGAAATCCTCGAGGCCCTGCCTGATCATCCGGATCTGCTCTACGAACATCATTACCGCCAGGTCAACTTCACCCTCGACCGGATTGCCCTTGACATCACCATCTGGCTTCAGCACAACGACTACCGCGCCCTGCCTATCCCCGCCTCCCAGTTTGTTGACTGGCAGAACCAACGGGCGCACCTCTCCCACAAGCGGATTGCAATTGAGGCCGGGCTCGGCTGGCTGGGCAGAAACAATTTGCTCGTCACCCCGGAATACGGTGCTCAGGTCCGGCTCGTCACCATCCTCACCGATCTGGAACTGGAGCCGGGCACACCGCTCAACCGGGACTGCGGTGAATGCCGCAACTGCATCTCGATCTGCCCTGCGGGTGCGATCCGGGAAAAACCCGAGGAGTTTGATCATCAAGCCTGCTTTGAGAAACTCAGGGAATTTCAGCGCCAGCACTTTGTCCATCAGTTCATCTGCGGGCTGTGTGTCCGCGCCTGTCCGGGCAGCCGCGACTGA
- a CDS encoding patatin-like phospholipase family protein translates to MRRIVFGFLIAGWVLAEPVRIGLALSGGAALGLAHIGVLKVLEREGLDFVGISGNSMGSLVGGVYAAGYSAAQIESIALSVDWNRLFSSQPAYGAQYLQEKQQVERYILRLRHNRFLPYLPGGLISLQNVELLLNRLLAEVEFNTGYDFDRLPVPYRAVAVDIRAGRKVVLKSGRLEQAIRASIAIPGVFSPEVIEGRELVDGGVLDYLPVTALEDFQPDFIIAVLTMRRQESPDQSLLDVASRSIDLMSIANVEQARQRADVVIEPDVSRFLHSDFARARELIAAGESAALRALPVIRERLRGRVPVRSRNRIEPRSVPVVRRVVFEGLKRTRRSLLLPYLRTREGVRLNFGLLLGDVERLFNTGLFEDVNFRLGEVTAESADVIFEVNERPFGFYAFGVRYDNYDNVVVGAEVGEENILGFGATVRAGGVVGNPNEFRLGVTGTRIFQLPLGYRIDGYISSLSRSLWEQGRFGSSYFVRVRGVVTEAGYSTGRNGFFNFGARVERIGYEGMAVETLPSGLLAGLRANLEFNTFDRLELPGRGLGYRLSGFYSSPKVLSRFEFLKAEFADEQVVPLSARWALRWWSDIGLVLGRPPFSEQFLSGGERFAGFAPEEFVSEQRLIAGSALRWRVLNLLSRDDYPVYLEAGVNAGTFARPDSLLLSDRVFEQLHWGAGFGVMTNTPAGPLKLIVGLGNFFKPTPHPGGVRIYLSLGKEFRYRR, encoded by the coding sequence ATGCGCCGGATTGTGTTCGGATTTCTGATTGCCGGCTGGGTGCTGGCTGAGCCGGTGCGTATCGGTCTGGCGCTTTCCGGTGGAGCTGCCCTTGGTCTTGCCCATATCGGTGTGCTGAAGGTGCTGGAGCGGGAGGGGCTGGATTTTGTCGGAATCTCGGGAAACAGCATGGGTTCGCTCGTGGGCGGGGTTTATGCTGCCGGCTACAGCGCGGCTCAGATTGAGAGCATTGCCCTGAGCGTTGACTGGAACCGGCTTTTCTCCTCTCAGCCCGCCTATGGCGCCCAGTATCTGCAGGAGAAGCAGCAGGTGGAAAGGTATATCCTGCGCCTGCGACATAACCGGTTTCTGCCCTATCTGCCGGGCGGGCTGATTTCGCTGCAGAATGTTGAGCTTCTGCTTAACCGGCTGCTGGCTGAGGTTGAATTTAATACCGGATACGATTTTGACCGGCTGCCAGTGCCCTACCGGGCGGTGGCGGTGGATATCCGGGCGGGCAGGAAGGTGGTCCTGAAGTCGGGCCGGCTGGAGCAGGCGATCCGGGCAAGCATCGCCATTCCCGGGGTTTTTTCGCCTGAGGTAATTGAGGGCCGGGAGCTGGTGGATGGCGGGGTGCTGGATTATCTGCCTGTGACCGCACTGGAAGATTTTCAGCCCGATTTCATCATTGCGGTTCTGACAATGCGGCGTCAGGAATCTCCAGATCAGAGTCTGCTTGATGTCGCCTCCCGGAGTATTGATCTGATGAGTATTGCCAATGTTGAACAGGCGCGGCAGCGGGCGGATGTGGTGATTGAGCCGGATGTTTCGAGGTTTCTCCATTCCGATTTTGCCCGTGCCCGGGAGCTGATCGCTGCCGGTGAGTCAGCAGCACTACGGGCGTTGCCGGTGATCCGGGAAAGGCTCAGGGGTAGGGTGCCGGTGCGGAGCAGAAACCGGATTGAACCCCGGTCCGTGCCGGTAGTGCGGCGGGTGGTCTTTGAAGGTCTGAAGCGGACCCGGCGCTCGCTTCTTCTACCCTATCTTCGCACCCGGGAGGGTGTAAGGCTGAATTTCGGTCTGCTCCTCGGGGATGTGGAGCGGCTTTTCAATACCGGGCTGTTTGAGGATGTGAATTTCCGGTTAGGAGAGGTCACCGCGGAGAGTGCCGATGTGATCTTCGAGGTCAATGAGCGGCCGTTCGGGTTCTATGCGTTCGGGGTGCGCTATGATAATTATGATAATGTGGTGGTCGGGGCTGAGGTCGGGGAGGAGAATATTCTGGGTTTCGGCGCTACGGTCCGTGCCGGCGGTGTGGTCGGTAATCCGAATGAATTCCGGCTCGGGGTTACCGGCACACGGATTTTCCAGCTGCCTCTAGGATACCGGATTGACGGTTACATCAGCTCGCTGAGCCGGAGTCTCTGGGAGCAGGGGCGATTTGGTTCGAGTTACTTTGTCCGGGTGCGGGGTGTGGTGACCGAGGCGGGCTACAGCACCGGCAGAAACGGGTTTTTCAATTTCGGCGCCCGGGTGGAGCGGATCGGTTATGAGGGCATGGCGGTGGAGACCCTGCCCAGTGGCTTGCTTGCCGGTCTGCGGGCAAATCTGGAGTTCAATACCTTTGACCGGCTGGAGCTGCCCGGCCGGGGTCTGGGGTACCGGTTGAGCGGGTTTTACTCCAGCCCGAAGGTGCTGAGCCGGTTTGAGTTTCTGAAGGCGGAGTTTGCAGATGAACAGGTTGTGCCGCTGTCTGCCCGCTGGGCACTGCGCTGGTGGAGCGATATCGGGCTGGTGCTGGGCAGACCGCCGTTCAGTGAGCAGTTTCTTTCCGGTGGTGAACGGTTTGCCGGTTTTGCGCCCGAGGAGTTTGTTAGTGAGCAGCGGTTGATCGCCGGTTCGGCACTGCGCTGGCGGGTACTGAACCTGCTGAGCCGGGATGATTATCCGGTATATCTTGAGGCCGGGGTTAATGCCGGAACCTTTGCCCGGCCGGATTCGCTGCTGTTGAGCGACCGGGTTTTTGAGCAGCTGCACTGGGGCGCCGGTTTCGGGGTGATGACGAACACACCGGCAGGGCCGCTGAAGCTGATCGTCGGACTGGGCAACTTTTTCAAGCCGACGCCGCATCCGGGCGGGGTGCGGATTTACCTTTCTCTGGGCAAGGAGTTCCGATACCGGCGCTGA
- a CDS encoding T9SS type A sorting domain-containing protein, with protein sequence MKFAVKLAILGLIPVFLTAGAVDTMWLRIYPGSDSASGNFNQAGDIGFDPQGNIIVCGAGEKGTAGSTDMLVAKFNPWGETLWVRSYGGIVGSEEDMAHALAVDSFGNIYVVGVTGQSGPYDLDITWLKFSPEGSLLWARRTMLPDDDIGYDIEIGLQGDIYICGAVTDTHFVLSRYWLARINPANGDTVWTRSYILDTLAFNARKDRHPDFVMSDWDRWDNCAAALAISPDSGHIVTTGFGYSDSRSYQVWTMKFLPDGTRRWQHEHYWSLDYDDAGFDVAVANNGYIFVAGFEENDYNWYDATLLRYAPTGGTPSVRRVNDPMDDEDYFFAVTLDDSNPPNVYATGAYYQSTTTGFDIITYKANVALTARWGTAGAIFSSNLDDYGFAITYNQGKIYVAGRKGNDLVVLCYRADNTVPHDTLWSFSYNSPYNQEDFAAVVAAMDSDHVYFAGQVARTGVANSYTDLIAGKLFYPYPDVGVDAILAPAGLVGYQETITPQVRFVNSGNSLARFNATLRIGSDYSQTVSRTTPLYPGDSCVLTFPDWVAHPLGQVTVTCTVAMSGDREPLNNLLTGAVQVVLRDAGCLRIVAPADTVDSGVAVTPQAWVRNYGTVQENIGVRFRIGDGYVNQQTVLVAPGESALVQFALWRPAVPGTWALRCSTLLAGDANHSNDFADGLVVVRSGGGVWPAGWQEVASVLSPPSGRAVKDGGWLAFDPEQGRIYAVKGYKTGDFYVYDIYTNRWTTLTPWPAGTEGKLPYKGSAGCYGDGRVWAVKGYNTPEFWCYDISTSEWRQLQNILPGNSGKYPKGGTDVVYAEVDGVGYVYLLKGYKCDFMRYNTVTGVWEPLPDAPGGIKPKWDKGSWLAFDGENTLYAHKAKYHEFWTFDVRAGQWSLTQLPNLPFASQRTGKSKKSKDGGAGFYYNGFIYALKGGNTCEFYRFDCTGQTWAELDPMPEIGSTGRKKRVKAGGDIVAGVNACWALKGNKTLEFWRYGLIQPAEPDRGAPSAQSGEVAGAGCWQLMPVYTRAGVGFRYSAPEPVRIQGQLYDRSGRLVLTVPEMQITGTGTVKPDLSGLSAGVYLLKLEAGDGTVQHKKLILRPSVEQ encoded by the coding sequence ATGAAGTTTGCTGTAAAACTGGCCATTCTCGGTCTGATTCCGGTGTTTTTGACCGCCGGCGCGGTGGATACAATGTGGTTGCGGATTTATCCGGGTTCGGATTCGGCAAGCGGTAACTTTAATCAGGCGGGTGATATCGGGTTTGACCCGCAGGGCAATATCATTGTCTGCGGTGCCGGAGAAAAGGGAACTGCGGGCAGTACCGATATGCTGGTTGCTAAGTTCAATCCGTGGGGTGAGACGCTCTGGGTGCGCTCCTATGGCGGGATTGTGGGCAGTGAGGAGGATATGGCGCATGCGCTGGCGGTAGATTCGTTCGGAAATATCTATGTGGTCGGAGTCACCGGTCAGTCAGGTCCTTATGATCTTGACATCACCTGGCTGAAATTTTCACCAGAAGGCAGTCTTCTCTGGGCGAGAAGGACGATGCTGCCTGATGATGATATCGGTTATGATATTGAGATCGGCCTGCAGGGCGATATCTATATCTGCGGTGCGGTTACCGATACCCACTTTGTTCTCTCCCGTTACTGGCTTGCCCGGATCAATCCGGCAAATGGCGATACGGTCTGGACCAGAAGTTATATTTTGGATACGCTGGCGTTTAATGCCAGAAAGGACCGGCACCCGGATTTTGTGATGAGTGACTGGGACCGGTGGGACAACTGCGCAGCCGCGCTGGCGATTTCTCCGGACTCCGGACATATCGTTACTACCGGCTTCGGCTACAGCGATAGCCGGAGCTATCAGGTGTGGACGATGAAGTTCCTTCCTGACGGCACCCGGCGCTGGCAGCATGAGCATTACTGGTCACTGGATTACGATGACGCCGGATTTGATGTCGCAGTGGCAAACAATGGCTACATCTTTGTTGCCGGATTTGAGGAGAATGATTACAACTGGTATGATGCCACTCTTTTGCGCTATGCTCCCACCGGCGGTACGCCTTCAGTGCGCAGGGTTAATGACCCGATGGATGATGAGGATTACTTCTTTGCAGTGACACTTGATGATTCCAATCCTCCGAATGTGTATGCCACCGGTGCCTATTATCAGAGCACGACGACCGGATTTGATATCATCACTTACAAGGCGAATGTGGCACTTACCGCCCGCTGGGGAACTGCCGGTGCAATTTTCTCCAGCAATCTTGATGATTACGGCTTTGCCATTACCTACAATCAGGGCAAGATTTATGTTGCCGGCAGAAAGGGCAATGACCTGGTGGTATTGTGTTACCGGGCGGACAATACGGTTCCGCACGATACCCTCTGGTCATTCAGCTACAATTCCCCTTACAATCAGGAGGATTTTGCCGCGGTAGTGGCGGCGATGGATTCGGATCATGTGTATTTTGCCGGTCAGGTTGCGCGAACCGGAGTTGCGAACAGTTACACCGATCTTATTGCCGGGAAGCTGTTTTACCCTTATCCTGATGTCGGGGTGGATGCCATTCTTGCGCCGGCGGGTCTGGTGGGATATCAGGAAACGATCACACCTCAGGTCCGTTTTGTCAACAGTGGTAATTCGCTTGCCCGGTTCAATGCCACTCTGCGTATCGGCAGTGATTACAGTCAGACCGTAAGCCGGACCACACCGCTCTATCCGGGTGATTCCTGTGTTTTAACCTTCCCGGACTGGGTGGCGCATCCGCTCGGGCAGGTGACGGTTACCTGTACAGTGGCGATGAGCGGGGATCGGGAACCACTGAATAATCTGCTGACTGGAGCGGTTCAGGTGGTGCTGCGCGATGCCGGCTGTCTGCGGATCGTGGCACCGGCGGATACCGTGGATTCGGGGGTGGCGGTTACACCGCAGGCATGGGTCCGCAATTACGGCACGGTTCAGGAGAATATCGGCGTCCGGTTCAGAATCGGCGACGGCTATGTAAATCAGCAGACGGTTCTGGTTGCTCCCGGGGAGAGCGCGCTGGTCCAGTTTGCCCTGTGGCGGCCGGCTGTGCCCGGTACCTGGGCGCTCCGCTGTTCCACCCTGCTGGCAGGTGATGCCAATCACAGCAATGATTTTGCTGATGGTCTGGTAGTTGTCCGTTCCGGTGGGGGTGTCTGGCCCGCAGGCTGGCAGGAGGTGGCATCGGTGCTCTCGCCACCCTCCGGCAGAGCGGTCAAGGATGGCGGCTGGCTCGCATTTGACCCGGAGCAGGGCAGGATTTATGCGGTCAAGGGGTACAAGACTGGAGATTTCTATGTTTACGATATTTATACCAACCGCTGGACCACCCTCACCCCCTGGCCTGCCGGCACTGAAGGCAAGCTGCCTTATAAGGGTTCTGCGGGCTGTTATGGTGATGGCAGGGTATGGGCGGTCAAGGGGTATAATACGCCGGAGTTCTGGTGTTATGATATCAGCACCAGTGAGTGGCGTCAGCTGCAGAATATCCTGCCGGGAAACTCGGGAAAGTACCCCAAGGGCGGGACCGATGTCGTCTATGCCGAGGTGGATGGTGTCGGTTATGTGTATCTGCTCAAGGGTTACAAGTGCGATTTCATGCGTTATAATACCGTGACCGGAGTCTGGGAACCGCTGCCGGATGCACCGGGAGGAATCAAACCCAAGTGGGATAAAGGTTCATGGCTTGCTTTTGACGGTGAAAATACACTTTATGCGCATAAGGCAAAGTATCATGAATTCTGGACCTTTGATGTCCGGGCAGGGCAGTGGAGTCTGACTCAGCTGCCTAATCTGCCGTTTGCCAGTCAGCGCACCGGCAAAAGCAAGAAGTCCAAGGATGGTGGTGCCGGTTTCTATTACAACGGTTTCATCTATGCGCTCAAGGGGGGCAATACCTGTGAGTTCTACCGGTTTGACTGCACCGGTCAGACCTGGGCCGAGCTCGACCCGATGCCGGAGATCGGTTCCACTGGCAGAAAGAAGCGGGTCAAGGCGGGAGGGGATATCGTTGCCGGTGTCAACGCCTGCTGGGCGCTGAAAGGAAATAAAACGCTTGAGTTCTGGCGCTACGGTTTGATTCAGCCTGCAGAACCGGACCGAGGTGCGCCCAGTGCTCAGAGCGGTGAGGTGGCTGGTGCCGGGTGCTGGCAGTTGATGCCGGTTTACACCCGGGCGGGGGTCGGTTTCCGGTATTCTGCTCCGGAGCCGGTGCGGATTCAGGGACAGCTTTACGACCGGTCGGGCAGGCTGGTGCTGACTGTGCCGGAGATGCAGATCACCGGCACTGGAACCGTCAAGCCCGATCTCTCCGGTCTCAGTGCCGGGGTTTATCTTCTGAAACTGGAGGCGGGTGACGGCACAGTTCAGCATAAGAAGCTGATTCTGCGGCCGTCAGTGGAGCAGTAG
- a CDS encoding SBBP repeat-containing protein, translating into MSRLVLLPLIFCPLLWAQVWIRTFDGPAHGRDILYCLDIDPLGNAIVTGSTKIVLGDDTVLAGLTLKYDPAGNRQWVRIQDNNTWLALVCDGQGNAYVSGSNGIGKYYANGELAWFWGNRVNGSAIALDRRGDVCVTGFITEPPPVWNRAVIAKYDTAGRLLWMWIDSLGSQMYGLALDTLDNIYVVGSDAKRGPPPRWRIMKFSPEGRLVWDRVTNTPGGAMSIAVTSGGEAYATGEYRTGTEPERIVTVKYSPDGEERWLRYYDGPGWDWGYPVKLGPDGCCYVIGPSGTQPGPWPLFDFVTIKYSPDGEELWVKRYDGSGKDDMPFGLAFDSSGNIYVGGWSQVPADSVNYKADYTLLKYDPDGNLLWEARYSGPDNLGGCIYSIAIDRDNFVYTAGNIFVGARPLYSYDACIIKYLTTGPGMVEPGTGRAGRSALVLSPNPARFWFMITGASRVGNVRLYDIAGNRLRVYERAESGCFPLAGLKSGVYLVKGDTPEGEFTRKLVVRQIWDNQIK; encoded by the coding sequence TTGAGCAGGCTGGTCCTGCTCCCCTTGATTTTCTGTCCGCTGCTTTGGGCACAGGTCTGGATCCGGACCTTTGACGGACCGGCGCACGGGCGGGATATATTGTATTGTCTTGATATTGATCCGCTGGGAAATGCAATTGTAACTGGTAGTACCAAGATTGTACTCGGGGATGATACCGTGTTAGCAGGTTTGACATTGAAGTATGATCCGGCAGGTAACCGGCAGTGGGTGCGGATTCAGGACAATAATACTTGGCTGGCGCTGGTGTGTGATGGTCAGGGCAACGCCTATGTTTCCGGCTCTAACGGAATTGGCAAATACTATGCCAATGGTGAGCTTGCTTGGTTCTGGGGCAATCGGGTGAATGGCAGTGCTATTGCCCTTGACCGCAGGGGTGATGTGTGTGTTACCGGCTTTATTACCGAACCGCCGCCGGTGTGGAATCGTGCCGTCATCGCCAAGTATGACACGGCAGGACGGCTGCTGTGGATGTGGATTGATTCCTTAGGCTCCCAGATGTATGGTCTGGCACTGGATACACTGGACAACATCTATGTGGTTGGTTCCGATGCCAAGAGAGGTCCGCCTCCCCGGTGGCGGATAATGAAGTTCAGTCCGGAGGGGCGACTGGTCTGGGACCGGGTTACCAATACTCCCGGGGGTGCGATGAGCATTGCGGTCACTTCTGGTGGAGAGGCGTATGCGACGGGTGAATACCGGACGGGCACAGAGCCGGAGCGGATTGTGACGGTGAAATACTCGCCGGATGGTGAGGAGCGGTGGCTGCGGTATTATGACGGTCCTGGCTGGGACTGGGGATATCCGGTCAAGCTGGGTCCGGATGGGTGCTGTTATGTTATCGGTCCGAGTGGCACTCAACCCGGACCCTGGCCGCTGTTTGACTTTGTGACGATTAAGTATTCACCGGATGGTGAGGAGTTGTGGGTTAAGCGGTATGACGGGTCGGGCAAGGATGATATGCCGTTTGGGCTGGCGTTTGACTCCAGTGGTAATATCTATGTTGGTGGCTGGAGTCAGGTGCCGGCGGATTCGGTCAATTACAAGGCGGACTACACCCTGCTAAAATACGATCCGGATGGCAACCTGCTCTGGGAGGCGCGCTATTCCGGTCCGGATAATCTGGGCGGGTGCATCTACTCAATTGCAATTGATCGGGATAACTTCGTTTACACCGCCGGCAATATTTTTGTCGGAGCGCGGCCGCTTTACAGCTATGATGCCTGCATTATCAAATACCTTACGACCGGGCCAGGGATGGTGGAGCCGGGCACAGGCAGGGCTGGCAGGTCGGCACTGGTGCTTAGTCCCAATCCTGCCCGGTTCTGGTTTATGATTACCGGAGCCAGCCGGGTGGGAAATGTCCGGCTCTATGACATCGCCGGCAACCGGTTGCGGGTTTATGAGCGGGCAGAATCGGGGTGTTTTCCCCTTGCGGGTTTGAAGTCCGGGGTTTATCTGGTGAAGGGCGATACCCCCGAGGGTGAGTTTACTCGGAAACTTGTGGTCAGACAAATTTGGGATAATCAGATCAAGTAA